In one window of Flavobacterium ginsengisoli DNA:
- a CDS encoding ABC transporter ATP-binding protein, with the protein MSNLLEVHKVVKKYGDYVALNEVSLNVPKGSIYGLLGPNGAGKTSLIRIINQITLPDSGEVILDGERLQQKHVQTIGYLPEERGLYSSMKVGEQCLYLAQMKGLSKAEAKKQLDYWFDRLGIQGWWNKKIQELSKGMAQKIQFVVCVLHKPKLLILDEPFSGFDPVNANIIKDEILALKEQGSTIIFSTHRMESVEEMCEHIALIHKSNKLIEGKVADVKRQFRTNSFEVGILTNNVEGLMYDITQKFTVSPASFKSLNDDLKLNIQIGNASPNELLHVLTQRGQVTHFVEKIPSVNDIFIQTVTENKI; encoded by the coding sequence ATGAGTAACTTACTTGAAGTACATAAGGTCGTAAAAAAATACGGCGATTATGTAGCACTTAACGAAGTTTCATTAAATGTGCCAAAAGGCAGTATATATGGACTTTTAGGTCCGAATGGAGCCGGAAAAACTTCCCTTATCAGAATCATAAACCAAATTACATTGCCAGATAGTGGCGAAGTAATTTTGGATGGAGAAAGATTGCAACAAAAACACGTACAAACTATAGGATATCTTCCAGAAGAAAGAGGTCTTTATAGCTCGATGAAAGTGGGCGAGCAATGTTTGTATTTGGCACAAATGAAGGGCCTTTCTAAAGCCGAAGCTAAAAAGCAATTGGATTATTGGTTTGATCGTTTAGGGATTCAAGGTTGGTGGAATAAAAAAATCCAAGAGCTTTCTAAAGGTATGGCACAGAAAATCCAGTTTGTTGTTTGTGTTTTACATAAACCAAAATTGCTGATTTTAGATGAACCTTTCTCAGGATTTGATCCCGTTAACGCAAATATTATTAAGGATGAAATTCTAGCTTTGAAAGAACAAGGCTCTACAATTATTTTCTCTACTCACAGAATGGAAAGTGTTGAAGAAATGTGCGAACATATAGCTTTAATTCATAAATCAAACAAATTGATTGAAGGTAAAGTGGCAGACGTAAAACGCCAATTTAGAACCAATAGTTTTGAAGTTGGAATCTTGACTAATAATGTTGAAGGTTTGATGTATGATATTACACAGAAATTTACAGTTTCGCCTGCTAGTTTTAAATCTTTAAATGATGATTTAAAATTAAACATTCAGATAGGAAATGCTTCACCAAACGAATTATTACATGTACTGACGCAACGAGGACAAGTAACACATTTCGTTGAGAAAATTCCAAGTGTAAATGATATTTTTATTCAGACAGTAACTGAAAACAAAATTTAA
- a CDS encoding HAD family hydrolase has product MIDAIIFDFGDIFINLDKPATISGLQKLGMKEWNNELDQLNLSFETGSISPEEFIAGFQKQLPNASRENILKAWNAVLADFPFYRLEFLQELSKKYRLFLLSNTDSIHINTFEEKSGVSFYKDFYNCFEKVYFSFDIGMRKPDPKIYQFVLDQNNLIAENTLFVDDKTENTDSAATLGIKVWNLQVGKEDVVDLFTKGLL; this is encoded by the coding sequence ATGATTGATGCGATAATTTTTGACTTTGGGGATATTTTTATCAATTTGGATAAACCTGCTACTATTTCTGGTTTACAAAAATTGGGGATGAAGGAATGGAACAACGAACTGGATCAGTTAAATCTCTCTTTTGAAACGGGATCTATTTCGCCAGAAGAATTCATTGCTGGTTTTCAAAAACAATTGCCAAACGCTTCAAGAGAAAATATTTTAAAAGCATGGAATGCTGTTTTAGCAGATTTTCCTTTTTATCGTTTGGAATTTCTTCAAGAGTTATCAAAAAAATATCGTTTGTTTTTGTTGAGTAATACCGATTCAATTCACATCAATACTTTTGAAGAAAAAAGTGGCGTTTCTTTTTATAAAGATTTTTACAATTGTTTTGAAAAAGTATATTTTTCTTTTGATATTGGAATGAGAAAACCAGATCCGAAAATTTATCAATTTGTTTTGGACCAGAATAATTTAATTGCAGAAAACACTTTATTTGTTGACGATAAAACAGAAAATACTGACAGCGCCGCAACTTTAGGAATCAAAGTATGGAATCTTCAAGTTGGCAAAGAAGATGTTGTTGATCTATTCACCAAAGGATTATTGTAA
- a CDS encoding alpha/beta hydrolase, translating into MEIFKTLKFLSIVLLCFFLVLYVLAISYVYFNQVGLVFHASRLPKDYKFDYQQKFEEINIKSFDGTILNGLLFKAKQSKGLVFYLHGNAGTLETWGKIAKIYTSLGYDIFILDYRSFGKSEGEIENEEQLTEDISIVYKSISKRYSEDKTIIAGYSIGSGFAAKLALESKAKALILQAPYYNFLELSSSRVPFFPDFMKKFSLETNEYLPQVKSPIYIFHGTSDQLIPFENSIRLKKLLKSNAYFYPLKHQEHIGVNENEDFQKQLKVILE; encoded by the coding sequence ATGGAAATTTTTAAAACACTTAAATTCTTGTCAATTGTACTTTTGTGCTTTTTTCTCGTTCTTTATGTTTTAGCGATTTCTTATGTGTATTTTAATCAGGTAGGGTTAGTTTTTCACGCTTCTCGATTGCCTAAAGATTATAAGTTTGATTATCAGCAGAAATTCGAAGAAATAAATATAAAATCGTTTGACGGAACAATTTTGAACGGATTATTATTTAAGGCAAAACAGTCAAAAGGTCTTGTTTTTTACCTTCATGGGAATGCTGGAACACTTGAAACTTGGGGTAAAATTGCAAAAATATACACATCATTAGGTTATGATATTTTTATTTTAGACTATAGAAGTTTCGGAAAAAGTGAAGGCGAAATTGAAAATGAAGAACAATTAACGGAAGATATATCAATTGTATATAAAAGTATTTCAAAAAGATATTCTGAAGATAAAACTATAATTGCAGGTTATTCTATAGGTTCTGGTTTTGCGGCAAAATTGGCTTTAGAAAGTAAAGCAAAAGCATTGATTCTTCAGGCTCCGTATTATAACTTTTTAGAATTATCAAGCTCAAGAGTTCCTTTTTTTCCTGATTTTATGAAGAAGTTTAGTTTGGAAACTAATGAATATCTGCCACAAGTAAAAAGTCCAATTTATATTTTTCATGGAACTAGCGATCAGTTAATTCCTTTTGAAAATTCAATAAGGTTAAAAAAGCTTTTAAAATCAAATGCTTATTTTTATCCATTAAAACATCAAGAACATATAGGTGTTAACGAAAATGAAGATTTTCAAAAACAATTAAAAGTAATATTAGAATAA
- a CDS encoding GNAT family N-acetyltransferase, translating to MVNWLIRAIKKEDNQAVASLIRSVFDEMEIPKVGTAYEDPYLDLMFEEYSKPNSVYFVVENDGEIVGCAGIAPLENGNPEICELQKMYFLPKTRGLGIGTQMMEKCLEQARIFGFEKCYIETMPFMHAAQKLYKKSGFEYLDAPLGCTGHNSCPVWMLKVL from the coding sequence ATGGTAAATTGGCTTATACGAGCAATTAAAAAAGAAGACAATCAAGCAGTTGCAAGTTTGATACGTTCTGTCTTTGATGAAATGGAAATTCCAAAAGTTGGAACAGCATATGAAGATCCTTATTTAGATTTGATGTTTGAAGAATATAGCAAACCCAATTCGGTATATTTTGTTGTTGAAAATGACGGAGAAATTGTTGGCTGCGCTGGAATTGCGCCTTTAGAAAATGGAAATCCAGAAATTTGTGAATTGCAGAAAATGTATTTTTTGCCCAAAACTAGAGGTTTAGGAATTGGAACACAGATGATGGAGAAATGTTTAGAACAAGCCAGAATTTTTGGTTTTGAAAAATGTTATATCGAAACTATGCCATTTATGCATGCTGCACAAAAGTTGTATAAAAAATCCGGTTTTGAATATTTAGATGCACCATTAGGTTGTACAGGGCATAATTCTTGTCCAGTGTGGATGTTGAAAGTTTTGTAG
- the prmC gene encoding peptide chain release factor N(5)-glutamine methyltransferase yields the protein MKIKQYRTQFIKELAPFYDAYEAESFFYLILENKHQLRQIDLALNHELAFDENDFVVWDELLKQLKKEVPIQYLLGKTNFYGLDFEVNENVLIPRPETEELVEWIINENTSRDKNKKIRILDIGTGTGCIAISLAKNLPNAEVFGIDVSKKAIETAKRNAVANNVDVTFMLLNILEAEEFSNQFDIIVSNPPYVRNLEKVEIKKNVLDYEPHLALFVEDNDPLIFYRKIASLAQNGLQKKGKLYFEINQYLGKEMIELLENMSFENVELRKDIYDNDRMISGKVLKDL from the coding sequence ATGAAAATTAAACAATATCGTACTCAGTTTATTAAAGAATTAGCTCCTTTTTACGATGCGTACGAAGCGGAGAGTTTTTTTTATTTAATTCTGGAAAATAAACACCAGCTTCGTCAGATTGATTTAGCTTTAAATCATGAATTGGCTTTTGATGAGAATGATTTTGTAGTGTGGGATGAACTTCTAAAACAACTTAAAAAAGAAGTGCCAATTCAGTATTTGCTTGGTAAAACAAATTTTTACGGTTTAGATTTTGAAGTGAATGAAAATGTTTTGATTCCGAGACCTGAAACTGAAGAATTGGTCGAATGGATTATTAACGAAAATACAAGTCGAGATAAAAATAAAAAGATAAGAATTCTAGATATTGGAACGGGAACGGGCTGTATTGCGATTTCGTTAGCAAAAAATCTTCCCAACGCAGAGGTTTTTGGAATTGATGTTTCTAAAAAAGCTATAGAAACTGCCAAAAGAAATGCTGTGGCAAATAATGTAGATGTTACTTTTATGTTGCTGAATATTTTAGAAGCAGAAGAATTTTCTAATCAGTTTGATATTATTGTTTCAAATCCGCCTTATGTTCGAAATCTGGAAAAAGTAGAAATCAAAAAGAATGTACTGGATTATGAACCACATTTAGCACTTTTTGTAGAAGATAATGATCCGCTTATTTTTTATAGAAAAATCGCTTCTTTGGCACAAAACGGACTTCAGAAAAAAGGGAAATTATATTTTGAGATCAATCAATATCTTGGAAAAGAAATGATTGAATTACTAGAAAATATGAGTTTTGAAAACGTTGAGCTTCGAAAAGATATTTATGACAATGATCGTATGATTTCGGGTAAGGTTTTGAAAGACTTATAA
- a CDS encoding nucleotide exchange factor GrpE: MKFKNIFKNKSDMTTENTEFDQELDDATIETNANGEQLIVEELSVEEQLAQDLAKEKDKFLRLFAEFENYKKRTSKERLDLFKTANQEVLLAMLPVLDDFDRATVEINKSEDENLKKGVELIHEKLKSTLVSKGLEQVEIQAGDAFNADVAEAITQIPAPSDKLKGKIVDVIEKGYKLGDKIIRYPKVVVGN; this comes from the coding sequence ATGAAGTTTAAGAATATTTTTAAAAATAAAAGTGATATGACTACGGAAAATACAGAATTCGATCAGGAATTAGATGATGCAACGATAGAGACTAACGCTAATGGAGAGCAATTAATTGTTGAAGAATTAAGTGTTGAGGAGCAACTAGCTCAAGACTTAGCTAAAGAAAAAGATAAGTTTTTGAGATTATTCGCCGAATTTGAAAATTATAAAAAAAGAACTTCAAAAGAGCGTCTTGATTTATTTAAAACAGCAAACCAAGAAGTTTTATTGGCGATGCTTCCAGTTTTAGATGATTTTGACAGAGCGACAGTAGAGATCAACAAGTCTGAAGATGAGAATTTGAAAAAAGGTGTTGAGTTGATTCACGAAAAATTGAAAAGCACTTTAGTTTCTAAAGGTTTAGAGCAAGTTGAAATTCAGGCAGGAGATGCTTTCAATGCTGATGTTGCTGAAGCAATTACTCAAATTCCAGCACCGTCTGACAAACTAAAAGGAAAAATTGTTGATGTTATTGAAAAAGGATACAAATTAGGAGACAAAATTATTCGTTACCCTAAAGTTGTTGTAGGAAACTAA
- a CDS encoding DEAD/DEAH box helicase — translation MKLKKINEKLQDALIENGLTEANALQLETFSTIKSGADCVIISPKGSGKTTTIVLNVIQQLAGQTEESPRALIFVEDKAKVLEMVELFNKYGKYTDLEIYGVNEKGDMDYDKNYVSTGVDVLIGTPTKLNDMFSTAGYNVNRLKMFIVDDADPILKLRHDPKITRISNSIAKVRRIIFSEALTERIEILADKIMVEPYLFDMDEDGEELDEEDDDIEEE, via the coding sequence ATGAAACTAAAAAAAATAAACGAGAAATTACAAGACGCTTTAATTGAAAATGGTCTGACAGAAGCCAACGCTTTGCAGTTGGAAACTTTTTCTACCATAAAAAGTGGCGCTGACTGTGTTATTATTTCTCCAAAGGGAAGTGGAAAAACGACTACAATTGTTTTAAATGTAATTCAGCAATTGGCTGGACAAACAGAAGAATCTCCTCGAGCTCTCATTTTTGTTGAAGACAAAGCAAAGGTTCTGGAAATGGTTGAGCTTTTTAATAAATATGGGAAATACACCGATTTGGAAATTTATGGTGTAAATGAAAAAGGCGACATGGATTACGATAAAAACTACGTTTCTACAGGAGTCGATGTTTTAATTGGAACACCGACTAAATTAAACGATATGTTTAGTACAGCGGGGTACAATGTAAATCGCTTAAAAATGTTTATTGTGGATGATGCAGATCCGATTTTGAAACTGCGTCACGATCCAAAAATCACACGTATTTCAAACAGTATTGCTAAAGTGCGGCGAATTATCTTTTCTGAAGCTTTGACCGAACGTATCGAAATTTTGGCAGATAAAATCATGGTAGAACCTTATTTATTTGACATGGATGAAGACGGAGAAGAACTTGATGAAGAGGACGACGATATTGAAGAAGAGTAA
- the ribD gene encoding bifunctional diaminohydroxyphosphoribosylaminopyrimidine deaminase/5-amino-6-(5-phosphoribosylamino)uracil reductase RibD, translating to MNIHEKYIKRRIELAQNGLGTTYPNPMVGSVIVYENKIIGEGWHIKAGEPHAEVNAVRSVKDKSLLKKATIYVSLEPCSHFGKTPPCCDLIIANEIPNVVVGTVDPNEKVAGKGILKLIEAGANVTVGVLEDDCNELNKRFFTFHQKKRPYIILKWAESQDGFLAPEKVSNQDRKPIWITNQYSRQLVHKWRTEEQAILVGTQTVIDDNPKLNVRDWQGNNPTRIVIDQNNRIDENSFIFDDTVKTIIFSKDSKPSKENTQFEIIDFDKNIIPQILDVLYQNQIQSVIIEGGRQTLQSFIDENLWDEARIFIGKTSFEKGTKAPEISRKNSSKTNILGDELIQIRNYD from the coding sequence GTGAATATACATGAAAAATATATAAAACGCCGCATCGAACTGGCACAAAATGGACTTGGAACAACGTATCCAAACCCCATGGTTGGTAGCGTAATTGTTTACGAGAATAAAATTATTGGCGAAGGCTGGCACATAAAGGCTGGAGAGCCACATGCAGAGGTTAATGCGGTGCGATCTGTAAAAGATAAATCGCTGTTGAAAAAAGCTACAATTTATGTAAGCTTAGAACCTTGCAGTCATTTTGGCAAAACTCCTCCTTGCTGTGATTTGATTATCGCCAATGAAATTCCCAATGTTGTTGTCGGTACAGTTGATCCAAATGAAAAAGTAGCGGGAAAAGGCATTTTAAAATTGATTGAAGCTGGTGCGAATGTTACTGTCGGAGTTTTAGAAGATGATTGCAACGAGCTTAATAAACGCTTTTTTACTTTTCATCAAAAAAAGAGACCCTATATTATTTTAAAATGGGCAGAAAGTCAAGATGGATTTTTGGCTCCTGAAAAAGTCTCGAATCAAGACCGAAAACCAATTTGGATTACAAATCAATATTCGCGACAATTGGTTCATAAATGGAGAACTGAAGAACAAGCTATTCTTGTTGGAACACAAACCGTCATTGATGATAATCCAAAATTGAATGTTCGAGATTGGCAAGGAAATAATCCGACGAGAATTGTTATTGATCAAAATAATCGAATTGACGAAAACAGTTTTATTTTTGATGATACGGTAAAAACTATTATTTTTTCTAAAGATTCAAAACCGTCAAAAGAAAATACTCAATTTGAGATAATTGATTTTGATAAAAATATCATTCCTCAGATTTTAGACGTTTTGTATCAGAATCAAATTCAATCTGTAATTATTGAGGGCGGAAGACAAACGCTTCAATCTTTTATAGATGAAAATCTTTGGGATGAAGCTCGAATTTTTATCGGAAAAACAAGTTTTGAAAAAGGAACGAAAGCTCCAGAAATTTCAAGAAAAAACAGTTCAAAGACCAATATTTTAGGTGACGAATTAATACAAATTAGAAATTATGATTGA
- the dnaJ gene encoding molecular chaperone DnaJ, producing the protein MKKDFYEILGISKNADAAEIKKAYRKSALKYHPDKNPGDKEAEENFKLATEAYEVLSDPQKKAKYDQYGHQAFDGSGGFGGGHGGMNMDDIFSQFGDIFGGGFGGFGGGGGGPRRAKGSNLRIKVKLTLEEIANGVEKKVKVKRKVQAKGVTYKTCTTCNGQGQVMRVTNTILGRMQSASTCPTCGGSGQILDKKPSEADAQGMVQEDETVSIKIPAGVVDGMQLKVANKGNDAPGNSIPGDLIVAIEEIEHEFLKREGENVHFDLYISFPEAVLGSSKDIEAINGKVRIKLEEGIQSGKILRLKGKGIPSLNGYGSGDLLVHVNVWTPKTLNKEQKQFFENALNDEHFVPSPEKSEKSFFEKVKDMFS; encoded by the coding sequence ATGAAAAAAGATTTTTACGAAATACTAGGCATTTCAAAAAATGCTGACGCTGCCGAAATTAAAAAAGCATACAGAAAAAGTGCTTTAAAATACCATCCTGATAAAAACCCAGGCGACAAAGAGGCAGAAGAAAACTTCAAATTGGCAACAGAAGCTTATGAAGTTTTAAGTGATCCGCAGAAAAAAGCGAAATACGATCAGTATGGTCATCAAGCATTTGATGGTTCTGGCGGATTTGGCGGTGGTCACGGTGGTATGAATATGGATGACATTTTCAGCCAGTTTGGTGATATTTTTGGTGGTGGATTTGGTGGTTTCGGAGGCGGAGGCGGAGGTCCTCGTCGTGCGAAAGGAAGCAATCTTCGAATTAAAGTAAAATTGACTTTAGAAGAAATTGCAAATGGAGTAGAGAAAAAAGTAAAAGTAAAACGTAAAGTTCAGGCAAAAGGCGTAACGTATAAAACTTGTACGACTTGTAATGGTCAAGGACAAGTTATGCGTGTAACCAATACCATTTTAGGAAGAATGCAATCTGCGTCTACTTGTCCTACTTGTGGTGGTTCTGGTCAGATTTTAGATAAAAAACCTTCTGAGGCAGATGCTCAAGGAATGGTGCAAGAAGACGAAACAGTATCAATCAAAATTCCTGCAGGAGTTGTTGACGGAATGCAGTTAAAAGTTGCTAACAAAGGTAACGATGCGCCAGGAAACAGTATTCCAGGAGATTTAATTGTAGCGATTGAAGAAATTGAACACGAATTCTTGAAACGTGAAGGTGAAAACGTTCACTTTGATTTATATATCAGTTTCCCTGAAGCAGTTTTAGGATCTTCTAAAGATATTGAAGCTATAAACGGAAAAGTTCGTATTAAATTGGAAGAAGGAATTCAATCTGGAAAAATCTTAAGATTAAAAGGAAAAGGAATTCCAAGTTTAAATGGTTACGGAAGCGGTGATTTATTGGTTCACGTAAACGTTTGGACTCCAAAAACATTAAATAAAGAGCAAAAACAATTCTTTGAAAATGCTTTAAACGACGAGCACTTTGTTCCAAGTCCAGAGAAATCAGAGAAATCATTCTTTGAAAAAGTAAAAGATATGTTCTCATAA
- a CDS encoding IMPACT family protein, with translation MEINDTYQTIASASEEILFKEKGSKFFGYAFPIDHEDEVKPIIEDLKKQHPHAVHYCYAYQLGVGNKVSYRANDDGEPSNTAGAPIYGQIQSFGVTNVLVVVVRIFGGVKLGVGGLIAAYRTTAQQTLEICEIVEKTIDVEFLISFDYKNMNKVMRVIKEKKLEIVSQEMEMDEISGLPIGKIVTKTRKKNAETVFSIFDLMFEIDIKLV, from the coding sequence TTGGAAATTAACGATACTTATCAAACTATTGCATCTGCATCTGAAGAAATACTGTTTAAAGAAAAAGGCAGTAAGTTCTTTGGTTATGCTTTTCCGATAGATCATGAGGACGAAGTAAAACCCATAATAGAAGACCTTAAAAAACAGCATCCGCATGCGGTGCATTATTGCTATGCCTACCAATTAGGCGTCGGAAATAAAGTTTCGTACCGTGCCAATGATGATGGTGAACCAAGCAACACTGCCGGAGCACCAATTTATGGCCAGATACAATCTTTTGGAGTTACAAACGTTCTTGTTGTAGTAGTTCGAATTTTTGGAGGAGTAAAATTAGGCGTTGGCGGTTTAATAGCCGCATATCGAACAACGGCACAACAGACTTTGGAAATTTGTGAAATCGTTGAAAAGACAATCGATGTCGAATTTTTAATTTCTTTTGATTACAAAAACATGAATAAAGTAATGCGCGTTATCAAAGAAAAGAAATTAGAAATCGTGTCTCAGGAAATGGAAATGGATGAAATTTCAGGACTGCCAATTGGCAAAATTGTGACAAAAACGCGAAAAAAAAATGCCGAAACGGTGTTCAGCATTTTTGATTTAATGTTCGAAATCGATATTAAATTAGTATAA
- a CDS encoding putative signal transducing protein — MGLMKVFSGSEVLAIALQERLEEAGVETVKKDNIQSARLGGFGQTDLAVEVFIQETDFAKANPVIEEFRMSL, encoded by the coding sequence ATGGGATTAATGAAAGTATTTTCGGGAAGCGAAGTATTAGCAATTGCTTTGCAAGAAAGATTAGAAGAAGCTGGAGTAGAGACAGTAAAAAAAGATAATATTCAATCGGCTCGTTTAGGAGGTTTTGGACAGACAGATTTGGCTGTTGAAGTATTTATACAAGAAACAGATTTCGCAAAAGCAAATCCAGTTATAGAAGAATTTAGAATGAGTCTTTAA
- a CDS encoding Cof-type HAD-IIB family hydrolase — protein sequence MQTIKKMQYKMLVLDMDDTLLTDDHRISDLNKKVILEAQAKGVYVVLASGRPTTAMTAYAKELELDKNDSYMISFNGAIISRVKDDFILFEQKLTVEQIHALYDYSVEKKAHIITYLDDQIISETDSEFIEVEKEITGMAHHKVSSFKDYVDRPAVKCILLQDPAYLKTLEKDLMEAMPHLSVSMSKPFFLEAAQQGIDKAASLKLLAEQLGIHQSEIIAVGNAGNDLTMIEYAGLGVWVDNVNPELRDKADVIVASNNDDGVAEVVTRYILN from the coding sequence ATGCAAACTATAAAAAAAATGCAATACAAAATGTTAGTGCTTGACATGGATGATACCTTGTTGACAGACGATCATAGAATTTCAGATTTAAATAAAAAAGTAATTTTAGAAGCTCAGGCAAAGGGCGTTTATGTGGTTTTGGCTTCAGGAAGACCAACTACAGCAATGACCGCTTATGCAAAAGAGTTGGAATTGGATAAAAACGATTCGTATATGATTTCGTTTAACGGAGCAATAATTAGCCGTGTAAAAGATGATTTTATTTTGTTTGAGCAAAAGTTAACTGTAGAGCAAATTCATGCTTTATACGATTATAGTGTAGAAAAGAAGGCACATATCATTACTTATTTAGATGATCAAATCATTAGCGAAACAGATTCTGAATTTATTGAGGTCGAAAAAGAAATCACAGGAATGGCACATCACAAAGTTTCAAGCTTTAAAGATTATGTAGACAGACCGGCAGTTAAGTGTATTTTATTGCAAGATCCAGCGTATTTAAAGACGTTAGAAAAAGATTTGATGGAGGCCATGCCACATTTAAGCGTTTCAATGTCTAAACCATTTTTTCTAGAAGCAGCGCAACAAGGAATTGATAAAGCCGCGAGCTTGAAACTTTTGGCTGAACAGCTCGGAATTCATCAAAGTGAAATTATAGCTGTAGGAAACGCAGGAAATGACTTGACAATGATAGAATATGCTGGTTTAGGTGTTTGGGTTGATAACGTTAATCCTGAGTTACGAGATAAAGCCGATGTAA